CGACGCGCGAGGCCGTGATCCTCGACGCCTTCGGCGAGTTCTCCCCCAACGCCGTCGGGCAGTCAGTCGGCGCCGTCGACGGCGGCGGCCTGTACGTCCTGCTGGCGCCGCCGCTGGACGAGTGGCCCGACCGCCGCGGCGACTTCGACGAGTCGCTCGCGGTGCCCCCGTTCGGCCTCGACGACGTGTCCGGTCGGTTCCGGACGCGCTTCGTCCAGACGCTCCGGCAACACCCCGGGGTCGCCGTCGTCGCGGTCGACGACGACGGTGCCGTAGAAGTCGAACGCGACGGGCTGACGGGGGGTGCCGACGCGCCGTCGACGACACGGCCACCGACGCCCGCCGACGCGACGTTCCCGGCGGCGGCCTACGAGTCGTGCCTCACCCCCGACCAGTCGCGCGCGGTGTCGGCGCTCGAACGGCTCCGAACGCCGGGGTCGGCGGTCGTCGTCGAGGCCGACCGGGGGCGCGGGAAGTCCAGCGCTGCGGGACTCGCCGCCGCCGCGCTGGCGACGGAGGGGCGAGACGTCCTGGTCACCGCCCCTGCCGTCGGCGGTGCGGCAGCCCTGTTCGAGCGCGCGCGAGACCTGCTCGCCGACCTCGATGCGACGCTCGCCGTCGACGAAGAGCGCCGGATCGAACTGGACGACGAGAGCGGCGGCGGGCGGATCCAGTTCCGCTCGCCGGCGGAGGCGGTCGCCGCCGCCGACGCGGTCGACGTCGTGTTCGCCGACGAGGCCGCCGCGCTCCCGGTGCGCCTGCTGACGGGGTTGCTCGACGCCCCAGCGGTGGCGTTCGTGACGACCGTCCACGGCTACGAGGGCGCGGGACGGGGGTTCTCGGTGCGCTTTCGCGACCGCCTCGACGACGCCGACCGCCGCGTGATCGACGTGCGGATGGACGACCCGATCCGATACGCGCGCGGCGACCCGGTGGAGGCGTGGGCGTTCCGCGCCCTCCTGCTGGACGCCCGCCCGCCGGTCGGCGCCGCCGTCGAGGAGGCGACGCCCGACACGGTGTCGTACCGCGTCCTCGACGCCGACGAGTTGGTGGCGGACGAACACCTCCTGTCGGCCGCCTTCGGACTGCTCGTCGCCGCCCACTATCGGACGGAGCCGAACGACCTCGCGCGCCTGCTCGACGCGCCGAACCTCTCGGTGCGCGCACTCATCCACGACGACCACGTCGTCTCGGTCGCCATGCTCGCACGCGAGGGCGGCCTCGACGCGACGACGCGCGAGGCGATGTACGACGGCGAACGCGTCCGCGGGAACATGCTCCCAGACGTGCTGACCAGCCAACTCCGCGACCCGGACGCCGCCGCACCGCAGGGGGTCCGAGTGGTTCGGATCGCGACGCATCATGCTATCCGAAGCCGCGGCCTCGGCTCGCTCCTCCTCCGGGAGGTCGCCGACGAACTCGGCGACGAGGTGGACTACCTCGGCACCGGGTTCGGCGCCACCCCCGACCTGCTCGACTTCTGGGCGGTGAACGGCTACCGAACGGTCCACCTCGCGACCACCCGCAACGACGCCAGCGGCGAGCACTCCGCGCTCATGGTGCGCCCGACGAGCGACACCGGGCGGGAGTTCGCCGCCCGCCACGCGCGCTGGTTCCGCGAACGGATCGGCGCCGTCCTCTCGGATGCGCTCTCGGACCTGGACGCAGACGTGGTTCGGGCCGCGCTGTCAGCCTGCGACGCGTCGGGAGCGCCGGTCGTCGACGTCTCCGACTACGAGTGGCGACTGACGGTCGCGGCCGCCTACGGGCCGGGTCTCGCGGACATGGCGCCCCGTCCGTTCCGTCGACTGGCGCTTGCGCACCTGCTCGACGGCGAGGCGGCCCTCTCGGATCGAGCCGAACGCCTGCTCGTGCGCAAGGTGTTACAGGCGCGCGACTGGGAGCCGGTCACCGACGAACTCGACTACGTCTCCACGGCCGAGTGTATGCGGTCGCTCGGCCGCGCGCTCCAACCGCTCGTCGACCGCTACGGCGACGAGGCGGCGTTCGACGAGCGCGCCCGCTACGAGTGAGATGAGTGGAGCGGGCTGGCCCGCTCCAATCTCCCGTCTTCGTCGGACGTGTGCTTATGTCGTCGCCCGACCCAGTGTCGGCCATGGTTGACCTCGTGACCGTCCTCGCGCTCGTCCTCCTCGTCGGCGCCGTCGCCGGGAGCGTCGTCCCGCTGGTGCCGGCGGGACCGCTGTCGGTCGCGGGCGTCCTCGTCTACTTCCTGTTCGCGCCGCCGTCGGCGCCGTCACTCGGTGTCGGGTGGCTCGTCGCGTTCGCCCTCGTCGGGACGGTGGCCTTCGGCGTCGAACACCTCGGCGGGCCACTCGCCTCGCGCGCTGGCGGCGCCGAGACCTCGACGATGGTGTTCGCGGGGGTCGCCTCGCTGGTGCTGTTCTTCGTCGTCGGACCGCTCGGTATCGTCCTCGGCACCGTGGCGGTCGTCCTCGGCGCGGAGTTGCGCGCTGGGAAAGCGCCGCGACCGGCCGTCCGCGCCGCCGCCTACACCGTCGTCGGGATGCTCGCCTCCTCGGTCGCGCAGTTCGTGCTGACGCTGTCGATTCTCGTCGCGTTCCTGGTGGTCGTGTACGTCGTCTGAGGCTGCGCCGCCGGTTCGTGGGTCGGGGGTCGCTCGCGGTCCTTTGCGCTCTTACGTGACCGACTCGACAGCCCGCGCGACGCGGAGCGCCGTCTCGTCGTCGCCGAGCGGGGCGACGACCTGTAGTCCGACCGGCAGCCCCTCGGCCGATCCACACGGCACCGACACCGCCGGGTTCCCCGTGCAGTTGAACGGCGCGGTGTTCGCGAGCAACTCCCCGGGGCGAACGGCGTCGCCGTCCTCGTCGCCCACCGCGCCGAACGCCGGGGGCATCGTCGGCACCGTCGGCGTCACGAGCACGTCGACGCGGTCGAGACACGACTGCGTCCGCCGGACGAGCCGTCGCCGTGCGTCCCACGCCTCGGCGTAGGCGTCCGTCTCCTGGACCAACGCCCGCCCGCGAGCGACGAGTCGCTCGACCCGCTCGGGGACGCCCAACTCCGCGACGTCGCTCGCGAGCGCCGACCGCGCCGCCGCCGCACGACCGTCGCCGACCGGTTGGCCGTCGGCGTCGAGGACACGTGCGAACTCTGCGAGCGTGTGCACCTGGTTCACGAACTCGGCGTCCCCGTGTTCGGGGAACGCCAGCCGCTCGACGGTGGCTCCCGGGAGTCCAGACAAGCCGGTCACGGTCTCCTCGAAGGTCGCCGTCACGCACGGACCGGCGACCTCGACGAACGGCTCTGGCACCCCGATCCGCAGTCGACCGAGCGGGGCGTCCAACGCCTCCAGCGCGGTCGTCTGGGACGCCGCCGCCGTCGTCGGACGGATCGGGTCCGCCCCGGAGACGGCGTCGAGCGTCAGCGCGGCGGTCTTCACGTCAGTCGCTACTACGCCTACGTGGTCGAGCGTCGGCGCGAGGTCGAGCACGCCCGTGCGCGGCACGCGGTCGTACGTCGGCATCACGCCGACGACGCCGCAACAGGCCGCCGGCAGACGGACGCTCCCGCCGGTGTCGGTGCCGAGCGCCGCGTCTGCGAGTCCGCCCGCGACCGCCGCCGCGGACCCGCTCGACGACCCGCCCGGCACGCACCCCTCGGCGGCGGGGTTGCGCGTCGCCCCGGCGCGACACGCCTCGCCGGTGACGCCGAGTGCGAGTGCGTCCATCCGGGTCGTCCCGACGAACTCGGCGCCAGCCGCACGCAGTCGTTCGACGACGGTCGCGTCCGCCGCCGGCTCCCACCCCAGTGCGTCCGTCCCGGCGTCGTGCACGAGTCCCGCGACGGCGACGTTGTCCTTCGTCGCCACACGAACGTCCGAGAGCGACCCCCCACCGAGTCGTGGTGCGCGGGCGGCGGTCGCGAACGCGTCGAACGGGTCCGACCGCTCGGTCGGGGTGGCCGGCTCGAACGCGGGGGCGGTGTCGTCTCCCCCGAGGTCGGCGACGCGGTCGGCATCTCGCCGCGCTCGCTGTGCGGCGTCGGACGGCGAGTCACCCCTCATGGGCGGGCCTTCGACTACGTGAACAAAGGCGTTCTGGCGGCTGCGTCGCCCGCACCGCAGATTGTGAAGATCAGCGGCGAGACTCCACGCCGAGCAGGTCGCGCGCCTCCGCGGGCGAGGCCACCGGCCGACCGAGTTCCTCGGCGATCCGGACGGTGCGCTCGACGAGCGCCTCGTTGGTGGCGAGTTCCCCCTTCCGCAGGTAGCTGTTGTCCTCCAAGCCGACCCGGACGTGCCCACCGAGGAGCAGCGACTGAGTCGTCAACGGGAGTTGGTGGGGGCCGAAGCCGATCACGTTGAACTCCGCTCGCTCTGGGAGTTGGTCGACCATCCGCTGGAGGTTCGCGGGCGACGGCGGCGCGAGCGTCCCCGGCCCGAAGATGAGGTTCAGGTACGGCGGGTCCGCCAGATCGTCGAGGATGCGGAACGACTCGTTCAGGTGGCCGTTGTTGAACACCTCCAACTCCGGCTTGATCCCCCGCTCGCGCATCTCGGCGTGGAGGCCGTCGATGGTGTCGCGGGTGTTCTCGCTCGTCAGCCGCCGCCCGCGGTTCATCGGTCCCATGTCGAGGCTCGCCATCTCCGGCGCCGGGTCGGTGCGCAACGGCTCCGCCCGGAGCGCGTCCGGCGCGGCGGTGCCGCCGGTCGAGTGCTGGACGATCACGTCGTCGGTCGCGTCGCGGACGGCGTCGGTCACCGCCTGGAACCGCTCGGTCGAGAACGCCCGCTCCCCGTTGTCGCGCCGGGCATGGAGGTGGACGACCGCCGCCCCCGCCGCCTCGACCGCGGCGGCCGCTGCGGCGATCTCATCGGGCGTCTCGGGGAGGTCCGGGTGCGCCTCCTTCCCCTGGATGCCGCCCGTGAGCGCCGCGGTGACGACGACCGGCTTCCCGTCGAGGTACTCATCGTACGTCATTCGTCCCAGTCCAGCCCCGCCTCGGCGCGGTACACCTCGCAGTCCGCTTCGGGGTCGAGTCCGTACCGCTCGGTGCAGATGTCGGCGTGGACCGGTTGGACGAACTCCTCGGTCACCGTGCAGAACGCGCGGGCGGTGTCGAACTGCCGTTCACCGTCGGAGTCGCGGTAGTCGAGATGTGGACAGGCCATACCGGTCCCACACCGGGCGAGCGCTTCAATGCGTGTATCGGTGACACGTGTGTCACCAGCGCCACTCGGTCGTCGCCAGCGACGACGGGGTCACGCCAAGACGACGCCCTCGAACCCGCCCGTGAGGACGACCTCCTCGGTGTCGCGTCGGAAACAGACGATATCCGCGTCCAGATCGGCGCGGTCACCGCGGGGCGTCACCTCCTCGATGGTCACCTCACAGGTGATCGGCTGACCAGTGTAGACGGGCCGGACGAACTCGTACGTCATCTCGCGCGCGAGTACGTCGAGGTCGCCGCCGATCTTCGTCGGGAGCGTCGCCGTGAGCAGGCCGTGGACGAGCAGCCGTCCGTCCTCGTCTGGCTGTTCGTGATGCTCGCCGCGATCGCCGGACACGTCGGCGAACGCCCGTACGTCGTCGACGGTGAAGGTGCGTTCGTGGCGGAGGACGGTGCCCGGGTCCGGGAGGTCGTCGGGGTGCATACGCGGCGTGTCAGGCCGACGGCGCTTGGTCCTGTCGCCGGCGTCCTCGCCGGCGTCCGCGTCGGCGTCGGCGATCACCCGACGAGCCGCGAGCGTGCCGCGGCGAACGCCGTGAACACCGCGTAACTGGCCAGCACGTAGAACGCGATCCAGCCCGCGATCGTCGAGGCGTTCCCGCCGGAGACGTTGAACGCAGCCAACGCCCCTCCCTGGATCAACGACAGCGCCGCGCGCTCGGGCGAGAGGAGCCTCGTCCCGTCTGCGCTGCGCCGTGTCACGTCACCGTCTTCACGTCGCCCTGCCCGGCGCGCCGCACGACCGCCCGCACGGGGTCGCGGACGCCGGCGAGGTTGTCCGTGTCGCCGTCGAGTACGAGCAGGCGGGCGTCGCGCCCCTCCTCGATGACGCCACAGTTCAGCCCCGCCACCTCGGCGCCGTTGACCGTCGCCATCCGGAGCACCTCCACGGCGCTCGCGTCCGTCAGCTTCGCGGTAAACTCCATCTCGCGGAACATCGACGGGCTGTCGAGCATCACGTTGTCCGTGCCGAGCGCCACCGTGGTCCGGTCGAGCAACTCGCGGAGGGGCGGGACGCCGACGCCGGTGACGAGGTTCGACCGCGGGCAGACGACGACGGGCCAGCCCTCGGCCTCTAAGCGGTCCAGTTGGTGCTGCTCGGGGTGGACCATGTGGACGATGTGGTCTGGGTCCAGATCCATCGCCGCGTCGACGTCGTGGTGGTCGCGCTCGCCGGCGTGGATGCCGAACAGTTTGCCGGCCTCGCGCGTGGCCGCACGCTCGGCGTCGAAGTCGGCGTCGCGCGCGCCGCTGGCACCGAACCCCGCGGCGAACGGGTGTTCCATCGCCTCGACCGTCTCACGCCCGAGGACGACCGACTCGATCGGGAGGTCCTCGACCGCCGCCGCGATGGCGTCGACGCCGGCCACGCCGCCCTCGCGGAACTCCACGTGCGCGGTCGTCCCGGTCGCGTGCATGTAGCGAAGCGATCGGCGCATCGCGGCGACAAGTTCCTCGTCGGGCGTGTTCCGAAGGATCCGGTGTTTCAGGCCGTCCGGCGGAGCGACGAGCGCGTCGAGGTCGAGACCACGACCCGCCTCCTTCGCGACGGAGTCGCCGATGTGGGTGTGAGCGTTCACGAACGCCGGGCAGACGATGTCGTCGCTGTCGACGCTCGCCTCCTCGACGGCGACGATAGTGCCGTCCTCGACGACGACGCGGCCCTCGACCGCCTCGAAGTCGCGGCCGACGAGCACCGTCCCCTCGTACGTCTCCGCCTCGCTCATTCGACTGTCCCCGCACCCGCCCCGGCGTCGAACTCGTCGAGGCTGGCGTTCACCCGGCGGCGCACGTCGGAGACGAGCGTCCCGTCCAGGTCGAGACCGAGCACGTCGACGGCGGCTTTGCCGACGCGCTCGGTCGCGTCCGCGACGGTGTACACGCCCATGCGCCACTGCTGTTTCTGGGCGGTGCGCAGGCCGTCGACGAGCGGCGAGTGGTCCCCGAGACGGCGGATGTCGCCGTTCACCAGCACCTCGGAGGTGGACTCCGTCATCGATGGCTCCCCGGGCACGTCGAGGACGACCTCTGCGGCGGGCACCTCGGCGCGGTCGGCGATGTCGGCCTCCAACGCTCGGATCGCCTCGTGGTCGGCCTCCCGGAGTGCGTCGGGGGTGTCGTCGTACTCCGCCCAGACGGCGCGCTTGTAGAGGTCGCGGCGGTCGTAGCGCTCGGCGAACTCCGCCGTGTCGGGCGTCATGCGCAGCGCCGTGATCAGGTCGTAGTCGTCCATCCGGCGCACCTGAGCGGCGTCGAGGTCGGGCGTCGCGAGCAGGCGCTCGGTCGCCCGGCGGAGCATCGCCTTCGAGATGCGCGCGACCGGGTGGGCGTACACGGTGGGCGTCATCAGCGCGCGCGCCATCAGCAGCGACTCGGCGGTCTGGACGTTCCCCTCGTCGAGCACGAGGTCGCCGTCGGCGAACGTCAACTCCCGAATGAGTCGCTCGTGGTCGATGGTGCCGTAGGGGACGCCGGTGTGGTGGGCGTCGCGAACGAGGTAGTCCATGCGGTCGACGTCCAACTCTCCGGAGACCAGTTGGCCGTACTTCCCCTCGCCGGCGATGAGCCCCGCCACCCGCTCGGGGTCGAGGTCGTGGGTCTCCAGCACGTCGCCGACCTCCGTCTCGACGAGCAGGTCGTGCACGTCGTCGTGGTAGAGGCCGGTGTGGCGGTGGATCAACTCCTCGACGTTGTGGCTGAACGGCGCGTGTCCGATGTCGTGGAGGAGGGCCGCCGCACGGACGCGCTCGGCCTCGACACCCTCGATGCCGATGGAGTCGAGCGCGCGGTCGGCGAGGTGGTACACGCCGAGCGAGTGCTCGAAGCGGGTGTGGTTCGCGGAGGGGTACACCAGTTTCACCGTGCCGAGTTGGGCGATCCGACGCAATCGCTGGACCGGCCCCGTGTCGAGGAGGTCCGCCGCGACGCCGTCCACGGAGATGTGGTCGTGGACGGAGTCTTTGATCGTCGTCATTGGCCCGGGATTCGCCGTCACCCGGTATAAACTGTGGGCGACACGACCGCTGGCGAGACGTGGGTGATCGTTCGTCGTGTTTCCTGCGCCGAAGGTGGCCCGAAAGGATATGCGCCTCCCAGGCCACTCGCCTCCCATGAGAGCAGGCACACAGCGGTCCCTCTGGCTCGCCGCCGGACTCGCCCTCCTCGTCGCGCTCGCCGGCTGTACCGGTGGGGGAGCGCCGTACGACGGTGCCCCCTCGGCAGAGGAGGTCGAGCAGGGCCACGAGGAGGCGCTGCGCGACGCGGGGAGTTTCACGTACAACCAGACGGTCACGGTGAACGCGAGTTTCGTCCAGGTGACCAGCAACACGTCCGCGGCGGTCGAGTTGGACCCCGACACGTACCTGTACCGTAGCCAGACGGGCGACTCCACCGTCGAGGTGTACGCGCCGGCCGACGGCCAGCCGTACGTCCGCTCGCAGTCGGGGAGCACGATCCGCTACGACCGCGCGGAGAACGACTCGGTCCCGAACGCGAGTCGGTTCGCGTCGCCCCCGCTCGACGACCTCGCGTCGGACTTCGACTTCGCCGCGAACGGCACCGCCCAGGTCGACGGCGAACAGACGTACGTGTACGAGGCGAACCTCTCGACGCTGAACGAGTCGGCGGTCGGCCCCATCGGCGAGGCG
The DNA window shown above is from Halobaculum marinum and carries:
- a CDS encoding DUF7537 family lipoprotein, whose translation is MRAGTQRSLWLAAGLALLVALAGCTGGGAPYDGAPSAEEVEQGHEEALRDAGSFTYNQTVTVNASFVQVTSNTSAAVELDPDTYLYRSQTGDSTVEVYAPADGQPYVRSQSGSTIRYDRAENDSVPNASRFASPPLDDLASDFDFAANGTAQVDGEQTYVYEANLSTLNESAVGPIGEALADADATDATVAVYVRSDGLVKRVAYDFVVEGFGEPARFSLTLTYEDVGSTTVAEPSWLEEAQSATN
- a CDS encoding dehydratase, whose amino-acid sequence is MHPDDLPDPGTVLRHERTFTVDDVRAFADVSGDRGEHHEQPDEDGRLLVHGLLTATLPTKIGGDLDVLAREMTYEFVRPVYTGQPITCEVTIEEVTPRGDRADLDADIVCFRRDTEEVVLTGGFEGVVLA
- a CDS encoding amidase, with amino-acid sequence MRGDSPSDAAQRARRDADRVADLGGDDTAPAFEPATPTERSDPFDAFATAARAPRLGGGSLSDVRVATKDNVAVAGLVHDAGTDALGWEPAADATVVERLRAAGAEFVGTTRMDALALGVTGEACRAGATRNPAAEGCVPGGSSSGSAAAVAGGLADAALGTDTGGSVRLPAACCGVVGVMPTYDRVPRTGVLDLAPTLDHVGVVATDVKTAALTLDAVSGADPIRPTTAAASQTTALEALDAPLGRLRIGVPEPFVEVAGPCVTATFEETVTGLSGLPGATVERLAFPEHGDAEFVNQVHTLAEFARVLDADGQPVGDGRAAAARSALASDVAELGVPERVERLVARGRALVQETDAYAEAWDARRRLVRRTQSCLDRVDVLVTPTVPTMPPAFGAVGDEDGDAVRPGELLANTAPFNCTGNPAVSVPCGSAEGLPVGLQVVAPLGDDETALRVARAVESVT
- a CDS encoding HD domain-containing protein, with the protein product MTTIKDSVHDHISVDGVAADLLDTGPVQRLRRIAQLGTVKLVYPSANHTRFEHSLGVYHLADRALDSIGIEGVEAERVRAAALLHDIGHAPFSHNVEELIHRHTGLYHDDVHDLLVETEVGDVLETHDLDPERVAGLIAGEGKYGQLVSGELDVDRMDYLVRDAHHTGVPYGTIDHERLIRELTFADGDLVLDEGNVQTAESLLMARALMTPTVYAHPVARISKAMLRRATERLLATPDLDAAQVRRMDDYDLITALRMTPDTAEFAERYDRRDLYKRAVWAEYDDTPDALREADHEAIRALEADIADRAEVPAAEVVLDVPGEPSMTESTSEVLVNGDIRRLGDHSPLVDGLRTAQKQQWRMGVYTVADATERVGKAAVDVLGLDLDGTLVSDVRRRVNASLDEFDAGAGAGTVE
- a CDS encoding DUF456 domain-containing protein, whose translation is MVDLVTVLALVLLVGAVAGSVVPLVPAGPLSVAGVLVYFLFAPPSAPSLGVGWLVAFALVGTVAFGVEHLGGPLASRAGGAETSTMVFAGVASLVLFFVVGPLGIVLGTVAVVLGAELRAGKAPRPAVRAAAYTVVGMLASSVAQFVLTLSILVAFLVVVYVV
- a CDS encoding amidohydrolase family protein — translated: MSEAETYEGTVLVGRDFEAVEGRVVVEDGTIVAVEEASVDSDDIVCPAFVNAHTHIGDSVAKEAGRGLDLDALVAPPDGLKHRILRNTPDEELVAAMRRSLRYMHATGTTAHVEFREGGVAGVDAIAAAVEDLPIESVVLGRETVEAMEHPFAAGFGASGARDADFDAERAATREAGKLFGIHAGERDHHDVDAAMDLDPDHIVHMVHPEQHQLDRLEAEGWPVVVCPRSNLVTGVGVPPLRELLDRTTVALGTDNVMLDSPSMFREMEFTAKLTDASAVEVLRMATVNGAEVAGLNCGVIEEGRDARLLVLDGDTDNLAGVRDPVRAVVRRAGQGDVKTVT
- a CDS encoding 3-keto-5-aminohexanoate cleavage protein, which encodes MTYDEYLDGKPVVVTAALTGGIQGKEAHPDLPETPDEIAAAAAAVEAAGAAVVHLHARRDNGERAFSTERFQAVTDAVRDATDDVIVQHSTGGTAAPDALRAEPLRTDPAPEMASLDMGPMNRGRRLTSENTRDTIDGLHAEMRERGIKPELEVFNNGHLNESFRILDDLADPPYLNLIFGPGTLAPPSPANLQRMVDQLPERAEFNVIGFGPHQLPLTTQSLLLGGHVRVGLEDNSYLRKGELATNEALVERTVRIAEELGRPVASPAEARDLLGVESRR
- the tmcA gene encoding tRNA(Met) cytidine acetyltransferase TmcA, with product MTRDALAGLATDLRAEARRTDQRRLLVLHGERDACIDAAFTAVEAAAVDDDDATILSTREGFRFERHRPKHAGRLLGTTREAVILDAFGEFSPNAVGQSVGAVDGGGLYVLLAPPLDEWPDRRGDFDESLAVPPFGLDDVSGRFRTRFVQTLRQHPGVAVVAVDDDGAVEVERDGLTGGADAPSTTRPPTPADATFPAAAYESCLTPDQSRAVSALERLRTPGSAVVVEADRGRGKSSAAGLAAAALATEGRDVLVTAPAVGGAAALFERARDLLADLDATLAVDEERRIELDDESGGGRIQFRSPAEAVAAADAVDVVFADEAAALPVRLLTGLLDAPAVAFVTTVHGYEGAGRGFSVRFRDRLDDADRRVIDVRMDDPIRYARGDPVEAWAFRALLLDARPPVGAAVEEATPDTVSYRVLDADELVADEHLLSAAFGLLVAAHYRTEPNDLARLLDAPNLSVRALIHDDHVVSVAMLAREGGLDATTREAMYDGERVRGNMLPDVLTSQLRDPDAAAPQGVRVVRIATHHAIRSRGLGSLLLREVADELGDEVDYLGTGFGATPDLLDFWAVNGYRTVHLATTRNDASGEHSALMVRPTSDTGREFAARHARWFRERIGAVLSDALSDLDADVVRAALSACDASGAPVVDVSDYEWRLTVAAAYGPGLADMAPRPFRRLALAHLLDGEAALSDRAERLLVRKVLQARDWEPVTDELDYVSTAECMRSLGRALQPLVDRYGDEAAFDERARYE